CACCCCGCAGGTCGTCCACCTCGCCAACGGGCTGCTCTCGCAGGCCCGCGGCCAGGCCGCCCAGCACCGGCTGGAGCTGGTCTCGCAGCGGGAGGCGGGCCCCGAGCCGGCCTTCAAGGAGTACCCGGACGAGCCCACCGAGGCCGAGTCGACCGCCCACCTGATCAAGGACCTGCTGGCCACCGGCGTCCGGGCCAGCGAGGTCGCGGTGCTGTTCCGCACCAACAGCCAGTCCGAGGTGTACGAGCAGGCGCTGGCCGACCTCGGCATCTCGTACCAGCTGAAGGGGGCCGAGCGGTTCTTCGAGCGGCCGGAGGTGCGCGAGGCGGGCGTCCTGCTCAAGGGCGCGGCCCGGGCCGCGGACGACCCGCTGACCGCCGAGGCGCCCGACCTGGCCGCCCAGGTCCGGGCCGTGCTGGCCACCCGCGGGTTCACCGCGACCCCGCCGGCCGGGTCCGGCGCGGTCCGGGAGCGCTGGGAGTCGCTGGCGGCCCTGGTCCGGCTGGCCGAGGAGTTCGAGGCGGGCCGCCGGGCGGCCGGCGAGCGGGCCGACCTGGCCGCCTACGTCGCCGAGCTGGACGCCCGCGCCGCGGCCCAGCACGCCCCGGCCGTGGAAGGGGTCACCCTGGCCTCGCTGCACGCCGCCAAGGGCCTGGAGTGGGACGCCGTCTTCCTGGTCGGCCTCACCGAGGGCACCCTCCCGATCATCTACGCCAAGACCGACGAGCAGGTCGAGGAGGAGCGCCGGCTGCTCTACGTCGGGGTCACCCGGGCCCGCCGGCTGCTGACCCTGTCCTGGGCCCTGTCCCGCTCCCCGGGCGGCCGGGCGAGCCGGCGGCCCACCCGCTTCCTGGACGGCCTGCGGCCCGGATCCGGTTCCACCGGGCCGCGCGGCCGCGGCGGACAGGGCGGCGTCGAGGCGGGCGCCGAGCGCTCGGCCGCGCGCCGCTCCCGCGGCCCGGTCAAGTGCCGGGTCTGCGACCGGACGCTGACCGAGGCGGTGGAGCGCAAGCTGCGCCGCTGCGAGAGCTGCCCCTCCTCGATGGACGAGGCGCTGTTCGAGCGGCTCCGCGAGTGGCGGGCCGCCCAGGCCCGGAAGCAGTCGGTGCCGGCGTACGTGGTCTTCACCGACGCCACCCTGATGGCCATCGCCGAGGACGCCCCGGGCAGCCTGCGGGACCTGGCGGCGATCTCCGGGGTCGGCGCGATGAAGCTGGACAAGTACGGCGCCGACGTGCTCTCGTTGTGCGCGGGGGAGGATCCGGAGCTCGTTGGCGAGCCCGAAGAGGAGCCGGTCCAGAACTCGCCGGAAAAATAGTTTGCGCGCCGTGTACGAGGCGCAATAGCCTGCCGGAGCGGTCAAGGGGACGCGATCGCACTGCCCGCAGAGGGTCTCCTTCTGCGTGCCCGACCATAAGACCAGCATTCGGAGCCCGGGGGACTGGGCACCGCGAGACGCCGAGAGGAGGCGAGGACAGTGGAAACCATCATGACGATCACCGAAATGACTGGCCAGACCGTCTTTGCCATGCCCTCGCGTGCCCTGCGCTCGGGCGTCGTCTCCCTGTTCGGTCTGGGTCTCGGCAACACCGGCCTGTCCGTCGCCACCCCCTGCAATGTCAGTGGTCTGGGCAACGATGAGGCCACCCGTGTCGAGACGGGTCTGTCCCTGGGCTGGGCGTTCGACGGCGGCGATGAGCTGCGTGACGAGCGACCGACCCAGGCACCGAAGGCCGTAGTTGCGGTGGCCAAGCATGGCCACTATGCAGCCGTCGTCGGTGCCGGAGCCGCCAAGCAGGAGCAGCAGATCAAGCAGGCCGAGGCCGCCTTCGCAGGCGCCAAGGCCATCCGGATGCGGGCCTTCCGCGGGCCTGAACCCTGGAGCGAAAGTACCTGAGCGACACTCAGGTCTGTGCCTCCAGGGCCGCGGAATCCCCCACCACCGGGATCCGCGGCCCTTCTGTTTTGTCCGGTACGCAAGACCCACCAAGGCCCTCCGGGGCCTCCGGTCCAGCCCACCAGTCAGCTGGACCGGATCCACTGAGAAGACGAGGAAGACGCACACAGTGTCCACGGTCATCACACCGCCCCTCCCGTCCGTACCGACCGACAAGACCATCAAGGCCGACCAGGCCGACCCCCCGGAGGTATCGCTCATGCAGCTCACCGCGATCGACGAGGCCGCCGCCCAGGGCGCCCCCATCCCCTGCCGCTCCTTCGACCCGGAGGTCTTCTTCGCCGAGACGCCCGCCGACGTCGAGTACGCCAAGTCGCTCTGCGGCACCTGCCCGGTGAAGGCGGCCTGCCTGACCGGTGCGCTGGAGCGCCGCGAGCCCTGGGGCGTCTGGGGCGGCGAGCTCTTCGTCCAGGGTGTCGTCGTGGCCCGCAAGCGGCCGCGGGGCCGTCCGCGCAAGACCGAGGTCATGGCGTGAGCAGCGCCGGAATGACCTCCTCCCACGGAGTCGCAGCCGTCCGACGGGGAGAGCAGCCCCCGCTGGACGACATGCTCCGCCGGTCGGTCCGCATCGCGGCCGCCAAAGCGGACTCCGCCCACTCCCGAACCACCCCGACGCACCACGAGCAGGACCACCACATGACCGCCGCCGCCATCGATCCGACCGTCCGCGCCGAGCAGACCAAAGAACTTCAGATCCAGAACAGGACCCTCGAAATGCATCTCCTCCAGGAATCCCTGGCCCGCGCCCATATGCAGGAACGGCTCCACGAGGCTGAGGAGCAACGCCTCGGCCTGCGTGTCCTGCAGGCCGCCAAGCTCAAGCGGAAGGCCGAGCGCGCCTCGCTGCGCGCCCGCAAGGCGCTTGCCGTCGCCCTGATGTGACGGTCCGTCGGGCCGGTGCGCCGCCGTGCGGACGCCGAGCCGTTTGAACAGTGATGGCCGCCCCCTTCCGGAAGGGGGCGGCCATTGCCGCGTTCGGGGGTCGGAGCCGCAGGGCCCGGTGAGGCCCCTGATGGGGCGTCCGGCGAGGTGTCCGGTGGAGTGCCCGAGTGTCCGAGTGCCCCGGGCGTGGCGCCTGGTGGAGGGTCAGCTCTCCTCCAGGACCTCCTCCTCGGCGAAACCGGGCAGCCACTCCAGCATCTCGGCCCGGAACGGCGCCTGGGCCCCCAGCTGGCAGAGCACCCCGATGGTGGACAGCGTCACCCGGTGGATCAGCAGGTACGCCGGCGGCAGGTTGAGCTGCTTGCCCAGGTTGTACGCGGGCGAGCGCGGGTCGGCGATCCGGGCCGCCTGGGCGCGCATCCAGGCCCGGGTGAAGTGGAAGCTCTCCACGGTGGCCGGCTCGATGATCGGCAGCAGGTAGTCCAGCACCGCGTCCGGATCCAGCTCGATCGAGGGCTTCACGAAGCCCTCCTCGCGCAGCATCTCCAGCACCCCGGCGGCGTCCCCGGCCAGGGCCATCCGCAGCGAGTCGCCGATCGGCAGCGGCAGGCCGCCGGGCAGCCGGTCGACGGTGCCGAAGTCCATGACGCCGAGCCGCCAGCCCTCCGCCGGGCCGTCGTCCTTGAGCAGCCGGAAGTTGCCCGGGTGCGGGTCGGCGTGCAGCAGACCCGTCCGGGACGGGCCCGCGAACAGGAAGCGGGCCAGCAGCTGCCCCGCGCGGTCCCGCTCCTCGCGGGTGCCGCGGGCGATCACCTCGGCCAGCGGGGTGCCGCCCATCCACTCGGTGACCAGGACCCGGTCGGCCTGGGCGACCACCCGCGGGACCCGGATGTCCGGGTCGTCGGCGAACTCCTCGGCGTGCCGGCGCTGCGCCTCGGCCTCCAGCTCGTAGTCCAGCTCCTCGGCCACCCGCTCCCGCAGCTCGGTGATCAGCGGCTTGACGTCCAGCCCGGGGATGAGCGGGCCGAGCAGCCAGGCCACCCGGCTGAGCTGGGCGAGGTCCGAAAGCAGGGCGTCCCCGGCGCCCGGGTACTGCACCTTGACGGCGACCTCGCGGCCGTCGTGCCAGACGGCCTTGTGGACCTGGCCGATCGAGGCGGCGGCCGCCGGACGGTCGTCGAAGGCCCGGAACTCGTCGCGCCAGCGATGGCCGAGGTGCTCGGCGAGGACGGCGTGCACCTTGGCGGCGGGCATCGGCGGGGCCGCGTCCTGCAGCTTGGTGAGCGCGGCCCGGTACGGCCCGGCGACCTCCTCGGGGAGGGCGGCCTCGAAGACGGACAGCGCCTGCCCGAACTTCATCGCCCCGCCCTTGAGCTCGCCGAGGACCTTGAACAGCTGGTCCGCGGTGGCCTGCTGGAGCTCGGCGGTGACCGTCTCCGCCGAGCGGCCGCCGATCCGGCGGCCCAGGCCGAGGGTGGCTCGGCCGGCGATCCCGAGGGGCAGGGCTGCCAGCCTCGCCGTCCGGGTCACTGCCTTGCGCGGAAGATCGCTCACCCATGGCCTCCCTGTCCGACGCCCGGCGTGGCACCGGACCTTGGTCACTAGGCCATTGTGCCCGCTCCCCCTCGCGCGTCCGACGAATAATCCGACTCCCTTTCGGACGGGGCCTCCCGGCCCGGGCGGATGACGCGGGCTCCCGGGGGGACCGAAGTACCGAAGGAGCCAAGGACCGCCGGCCGGCCGCGCCCCGGCCCCACGGCTCCGGTCAGCCGCCGCGGACCGTCTCGACCGGGCCGGGCCGCGGTCGGGGCACCGACTGCCACTGGCACCCGCAGTCGGGGTGGCTGGGCAGCCGCAGCCGCCGGGTCATCCCGTCGGCGGCGGAGAGCTCGCACCAGCCGTCCACGCTGGGCGGCAGCACCCCGTCCAGGTAGAGCCCGACGTGCAGGGCGGCCAGGCCCGCCACGGCGGTGGCCAGGGCGCTGTCGCAGGCGGGATCCCGGGCCCGGCCCGGGCCGTCCGCGGCGAGCTGGGCGAGCAGCCGGGGCCAGGCCTCGTCCTCGTCCTTGCGGGCGAGGGTGGCGCAGCTGCCGCAGGAGGAGACCCCGGGCACCACCAGCGGACCGACCACCCCGAGGTGCTCCAGCACGCCGACGTAGAGGTGCGGGACGCCGGCCCGCATCAGCTCCTGGGCGTCGGTGGGCAGGCCGGTGAAGGAGCCGCTGCCGTCTCTCGGGGCCAGCACCACCAGGGCGGGCGGGGCGGTTCCGGCGGGCGGCCGGCGCCGGTACCGCTCGACGGCGGTGTTCCCCGCGGCGCGCTGCACCACCTCGCGGGCGGCCGTCGTCCGCAGCCGGCCGACCTCGGTGGGCGGGAGGCCGGCGGGGGAGCAGTCCCGGGCGGTGACCCGGCCGCGGTCGGTGACCTCGACCTCGCCGACACCGCCTGCGGCCAGCACCGCGCCGATCGCCGCCCCCACCCGCCCGGCGCCGCGGACCTCCACCCGGGACCGGGACCGCCCCTGCAGGACGGCCGCGGCCTCGCCCGGGGCCGGGTGGACCAGGGAGAG
The window above is part of the Kitasatospora sp. HUAS MG31 genome. Proteins encoded here:
- a CDS encoding ATP-dependent DNA helicase UvrD2 — encoded protein: MLAGLDPEQRAVATALHGPVCVLAGAGTGKTRAITHRIAYGVRSGVYQPQQVLAVTFTARAAGEMRGRLRQLGADGVQARTFHSAALRQLQYFWPRAVGGEVPRLLERKVQLVAEAAGRSGLRVQRTELRDLTAEIEWAKVTQIVPDDYPTAVAKSSREAPRDPAEIAKVYATYEQTKRDRGVIDFEDVLLLTAAILEDRPEIAERVRAQYRHFTVDEYQDVSPLQQRLLDQWTAGGASLCVVGDASQTIYSFTGATPDYLLGFRTRHPEATVVKLVRDYRSTPQVVHLANGLLSQARGQAAQHRLELVSQREAGPEPAFKEYPDEPTEAESTAHLIKDLLATGVRASEVAVLFRTNSQSEVYEQALADLGISYQLKGAERFFERPEVREAGVLLKGAARAADDPLTAEAPDLAAQVRAVLATRGFTATPPAGSGAVRERWESLAALVRLAEEFEAGRRAAGERADLAAYVAELDARAAAQHAPAVEGVTLASLHAAKGLEWDAVFLVGLTEGTLPIIYAKTDEQVEEERRLLYVGVTRARRLLTLSWALSRSPGGRASRRPTRFLDGLRPGSGSTGPRGRGGQGGVEAGAERSAARRSRGPVKCRVCDRTLTEAVERKLRRCESCPSSMDEALFERLREWRAAQARKQSVPAYVVFTDATLMAIAEDAPGSLRDLAAISGVGAMKLDKYGADVLSLCAGEDPELVGEPEEEPVQNSPEK
- a CDS encoding ABC1 kinase family protein; amino-acid sequence: MSDLPRKAVTRTARLAALPLGIAGRATLGLGRRIGGRSAETVTAELQQATADQLFKVLGELKGGAMKFGQALSVFEAALPEEVAGPYRAALTKLQDAAPPMPAAKVHAVLAEHLGHRWRDEFRAFDDRPAAAASIGQVHKAVWHDGREVAVKVQYPGAGDALLSDLAQLSRVAWLLGPLIPGLDVKPLITELRERVAEELDYELEAEAQRRHAEEFADDPDIRVPRVVAQADRVLVTEWMGGTPLAEVIARGTREERDRAGQLLARFLFAGPSRTGLLHADPHPGNFRLLKDDGPAEGWRLGVMDFGTVDRLPGGLPLPIGDSLRMALAGDAAGVLEMLREEGFVKPSIELDPDAVLDYLLPIIEPATVESFHFTRAWMRAQAARIADPRSPAYNLGKQLNLPPAYLLIHRVTLSTIGVLCQLGAQAPFRAEMLEWLPGFAEEEVLEES
- a CDS encoding WhiB family transcriptional regulator; this translates as MSTVITPPLPSVPTDKTIKADQADPPEVSLMQLTAIDEAAAQGAPIPCRSFDPEVFFAETPADVEYAKSLCGTCPVKAACLTGALERREPWGVWGGELFVQGVVVARKRPRGRPRKTEVMA
- a CDS encoding ThiF family adenylyltransferase produces the protein MRPVTRPALKPALARLWRDRRTLQFGAVRRHARVVEDVDKAVSAFLELIDGTRDGPALVAAGLRLGLDPGFCEALLESLAEGELLDDADSAGLALAGYSRPRQELLAPDLASLSLVHPAPGEAAAVLQGRSRSRVEVRGAGRVGAAIGAVLAAGGVGEVEVTDRGRVTARDCSPAGLPPTEVGRLRTTAAREVVQRAAGNTAVERYRRRPPAGTAPPALVVLAPRDGSGSFTGLPTDAQELMRAGVPHLYVGVLEHLGVVGPLVVPGVSSCGSCATLARKDEDEAWPRLLAQLAADGPGRARDPACDSALATAVAGLAALHVGLYLDGVLPPSVDGWCELSAADGMTRRLRLPSHPDCGCQWQSVPRPRPGPVETVRGG